A genomic region of Candidatus Binatia bacterium contains the following coding sequences:
- a CDS encoding amidohydrolase family protein: MIVRAGVFYDGTLEPPQRRVDIVIEDGKIGEIRAASGECDLEAACVTPGLVNAHAHLEGSGEPDMMGMVATTTPSQRLLRAVANAAKSVKAGVTTIRDLGSSNKIALDVREAIDEGRIAGPRMRAVGNVLCMTGGHGWPIGRAVDSPWDARKAVREQMLAGADCIKMIATGGVMTKGAVPGNAQLTPEELTAAIDEAHNHGLRVAAHAIGTQGIKNALRAGIDSIEHGSLLDDEAIALFKERRVFLVPTLSAPTCIIAHLEEGHVPRYVAEKARGLSEKMLANIRRAYEGGVRIAGGSDAGTPYNYHEDYAQEVELMWSMLGMTPQQALHAATSVAAELIGLHRGILALGEPADMLLLRGDAGEDVRALRDPQLVFKNGLIQ, encoded by the coding sequence ATGATCGTTCGGGCCGGAGTTTTTTACGACGGCACGTTGGAGCCGCCCCAACGTCGCGTCGATATCGTCATCGAGGACGGCAAGATCGGCGAGATCCGCGCGGCGAGCGGCGAGTGCGACCTCGAAGCCGCCTGCGTGACGCCGGGCCTCGTCAACGCGCACGCGCATCTCGAGGGAAGCGGCGAGCCCGACATGATGGGGATGGTCGCAACCACGACGCCGAGCCAGCGGCTCCTGCGCGCGGTCGCGAACGCGGCGAAGTCGGTGAAGGCCGGCGTTACCACGATCCGCGATCTCGGCAGCTCGAACAAGATCGCGCTCGACGTGCGTGAGGCGATCGACGAGGGACGGATCGCCGGTCCGCGCATGCGCGCGGTCGGCAACGTCCTCTGCATGACCGGCGGCCACGGCTGGCCGATCGGGCGCGCCGTCGATTCGCCGTGGGACGCGCGCAAGGCCGTGCGCGAGCAGATGCTCGCAGGCGCGGACTGCATCAAGATGATCGCGACCGGCGGCGTGATGACGAAGGGCGCGGTGCCGGGCAACGCGCAGCTGACGCCCGAGGAGCTGACCGCCGCGATCGACGAGGCGCATAACCACGGATTGCGAGTCGCCGCTCACGCGATCGGCACGCAGGGAATCAAGAACGCGCTGCGCGCAGGCATCGATTCGATCGAGCACGGCTCGCTGCTCGACGACGAAGCGATCGCGCTCTTCAAGGAGCGCCGCGTCTTCCTCGTGCCGACGCTGAGCGCCCCGACGTGCATCATCGCGCATCTCGAAGAGGGGCACGTGCCGCGCTACGTCGCCGAGAAGGCACGCGGCCTCAGCGAGAAGATGCTCGCGAACATCCGGCGCGCCTACGAAGGCGGCGTTCGCATCGCCGGCGGCTCCGACGCCGGCACGCCGTACAACTACCACGAGGACTACGCGCAAGAGGTCGAGCTGATGTGGTCGATGCTCGGGATGACGCCGCAACAGGCGCTCCACGCAGCGACGAGCGTTGCCGCCGAATTGATCGGGCTGCATCGCGGCATCCTCGCGCTCGGCGAGCCCGCCGACATGCTGCTGCTCCGCGGCGACGCCGGCGAGGACGTGCGCGCGCTGCGCGATCCGCAGCTCGTCTTCAAAAACGGCTTGATTCAATGA
- a CDS encoding MarC family protein, whose protein sequence is MDGVLAAQIAEAFYVFVTLVAMLNPIEAAAAFATLTEGRTPADRAQIARRASIVAGVTLIGFAFLGEALLKALGVEIGAFKIAGGLLLLKVGFDMVFAEKTDRQTADTAKAVAPASDPSVFPLAIPIITGPGALTASVALVNPTDEHNYLNGTIFVVVAVIVVFITYVFMRGAQTLTRVFGVTGIDAVGRIVGIIVAAIAVQLVINGVAGLTNLTIR, encoded by the coding sequence TGCTCAATCCGATCGAGGCCGCGGCCGCGTTCGCGACGCTGACCGAGGGACGCACGCCTGCCGACCGCGCGCAGATCGCCAGGCGCGCGTCGATCGTCGCCGGCGTCACGCTCATCGGCTTCGCGTTCTTGGGAGAGGCGCTGCTCAAGGCGCTCGGCGTCGAGATCGGCGCGTTCAAGATCGCCGGCGGCCTGCTCTTGCTCAAAGTCGGTTTCGACATGGTCTTCGCCGAGAAGACCGACCGCCAGACGGCCGATACCGCGAAGGCCGTCGCGCCGGCGAGCGATCCGTCTGTCTTTCCGCTCGCGATACCGATCATCACCGGCCCCGGCGCCTTGACCGCGAGCGTCGCGCTCGTGAATCCGACCGACGAGCACAACTACCTGAACGGCACGATCTTCGTCGTCGTGGCCGTGATCGTCGTCTTCATCACCTACGTCTTCATGCGCGGCGCCCAGACGCTCACCCGGGTCTTCGGCGTAACCGGAATCGACGCGGTCGGGCGCATCGTCGGCATCATCGTCGCGGCGATCGCCGTGCAGCTCGTCATCAACGGCGTCGCCGGCCTCACGAATCTGACGATCCGCTAA